The Lysobacter sp. genome includes a window with the following:
- a CDS encoding acyltransferase gives MLSDRRPPMQRRYDLDWVRIAAFFLLVLYHTGMYYVSWDWHVKSPYASETIEPLMLLTSPWRLSLLFLVSGAATAFLFGKRPAGFVRQRSRRLLLPLIFGMLVVVAPQSYYEVVEKLPGGYHDGHAAFWVRYLQNDPDFCRDGECLDVPTWNHLWFVAYLWVYTMIGWALLRFAPDAMARVGGWLERRLSGVGALLWPALLLAIARLALVARFESTHALVDDWYNHAQYLPLFLLGMLVASRDGFWDALQRMRWRSLVAAMAGYALIVWYFYASGYSDERTPPPEALRMMQRVVWALLQWTAIAAIFGFVRGIAFNDSAALRYLREAVFPVYILHQTIIVVLAHNAQPLGLRPGIEGPLLVMATFALCFLGFEIVRRVRWIRPLFGLKASPPARSRPCSAAFRCDDDGMNEGPTRPSSPGRAGR, from the coding sequence ATGCTTTCCGATCGGAGACCACCGATGCAGCGCCGATACGACCTGGACTGGGTGCGGATAGCCGCCTTCTTCCTGCTGGTGCTCTACCACACCGGCATGTACTACGTGTCCTGGGATTGGCATGTGAAGAGCCCGTACGCAAGCGAGACCATCGAACCGCTGATGCTTCTGACCTCGCCCTGGCGGCTGTCGCTGCTGTTTCTGGTCTCGGGCGCGGCCACTGCATTCCTGTTCGGAAAACGGCCGGCCGGTTTCGTTCGACAGCGCAGCCGGCGCCTGCTCCTGCCGCTGATCTTCGGGATGCTGGTGGTGGTGGCACCGCAGTCTTATTACGAGGTGGTCGAGAAGCTGCCCGGCGGCTATCACGACGGCCATGCCGCCTTCTGGGTGCGGTACCTGCAGAACGACCCGGACTTCTGCCGCGATGGCGAGTGCCTGGATGTGCCGACCTGGAACCATCTGTGGTTCGTCGCCTACCTCTGGGTCTACACGATGATCGGCTGGGCGCTGCTGAGGTTCGCGCCCGATGCGATGGCGCGCGTCGGTGGTTGGCTGGAACGCCGCTTGTCCGGCGTCGGCGCGCTGCTGTGGCCGGCCCTGCTGCTTGCGATCGCACGGCTCGCGCTGGTCGCGCGCTTCGAATCGACCCATGCGCTGGTCGACGACTGGTACAACCATGCCCAATACCTGCCGCTGTTCCTGCTCGGCATGCTGGTCGCCAGTCGCGACGGATTCTGGGACGCCTTGCAGCGGATGCGCTGGCGGTCGCTGGTCGCCGCCATGGCCGGCTATGCGTTGATCGTCTGGTACTTCTACGCCAGCGGCTACAGCGACGAGCGCACACCCCCGCCGGAAGCGCTTCGGATGATGCAGCGCGTGGTCTGGGCACTGCTGCAGTGGACTGCGATCGCGGCGATCTTCGGTTTCGTGCGGGGCATCGCCTTCAACGACTCGGCGGCCCTGCGCTATCTGCGCGAAGCGGTGTTCCCGGTCTACATCCTGCACCAGACGATCATCGTGGTACTTGCCCACAACGCGCAGCCGCTGGGCCTGCGCCCTGGCATCGAAGGTCCGCTGCTGGTCATGGCCACGTTCGCACTGTGCTTCCTCGGGTTCGAGATCGTGCGTCGCGTGCGCTGGATACGGCCGCTGTTCGGGCTGAAGGCGAGTCCACCTGCCCGGAGCAGACCTTGCAGCGCTGCATTCCGCTGCGACGACGATGGAATGAATGAAGGCCCGACGCGTCCATCATCGCCCGGGCGCGCCGGGCGATGA
- a CDS encoding LytTR family transcriptional regulator, giving the protein MPISPDSSSDTDVDARADRSAAAGLSRQRPWRRLLEIGFWCLILSINGIGNSITTVIDLRREGSDTQDWEPFVWEGSSALVWLLVLVPMIVRFSRRFPIHWDTWRQYLPWHVTASLVASLIHVAGMVALRELAYAMEGVDYDFGVWSTEWLYEYLKDVRSYAVIVAVIELYRFLERRVQGEASLLDRPDEGDPVEPVDRPERFLVRKLGREFLIAANDIEWLQAAGNYVNLRVRGHDYPLRSTVAGIESRLDPTRFARIHRSYVVNLAQIASIEPLDDGDARIHLKDAIVLPCSRRYREPLRARASATA; this is encoded by the coding sequence ATGCCGATCTCCCCCGATTCCAGTTCCGATACCGATGTCGATGCGCGCGCCGATCGAAGCGCCGCCGCAGGTTTGTCGCGCCAGCGGCCTTGGCGGCGATTGCTCGAGATCGGGTTCTGGTGCCTGATCCTCTCGATCAACGGCATCGGCAACAGCATCACCACTGTCATCGACCTGCGCCGCGAGGGTTCTGACACGCAGGACTGGGAACCTTTCGTCTGGGAAGGCAGCAGTGCGCTGGTCTGGTTGCTGGTGCTGGTGCCGATGATCGTCCGCTTCAGCCGCCGGTTTCCGATCCATTGGGACACTTGGCGTCAGTATCTGCCGTGGCATGTCACGGCCAGCTTGGTCGCATCGCTGATCCACGTGGCCGGCATGGTCGCTCTACGCGAGCTGGCCTATGCCATGGAAGGGGTCGACTACGATTTCGGCGTCTGGTCGACAGAATGGCTCTACGAATACCTGAAGGATGTGCGCAGCTATGCGGTGATCGTCGCGGTGATCGAGCTTTACCGCTTCCTTGAACGCCGGGTGCAGGGCGAGGCCAGCCTGCTCGATCGCCCGGATGAGGGCGATCCGGTCGAGCCGGTGGACCGTCCGGAACGGTTTCTTGTCCGCAAGCTCGGCCGCGAATTCCTGATCGCCGCGAACGACATCGAATGGCTGCAGGCCGCCGGCAACTACGTCAACCTCCGGGTCCGGGGGCACGACTATCCGTTGCGCAGCACGGTCGCGGGTATCGAGTCGCGGCTCGATCCGACGCGCTTCGCGCGGATCCACCGCAGTTACGTCGTCAATCTGGCGCAGATCGCCTCGATCGAACCCCTTGACGACGGCGACGCACGCATCCACCTCAAGGACGCCATCGTCCTGCCGTGCAGCCGGCGCTATCGCGAGCCGCTGCGGGCACGTGCGAGTGCAACGGCATGA
- the ssb gene encoding single-stranded DNA-binding protein — MARGVNKVILVGNLGNDPDTKYTQGGMAVTKISLATTSVRKDKEGNTQERTEWHRVTFFGKLGEIAGEYLRKGSQVYVEGSIRYDKYTGQDGVEKYTTDIIADEMQMMGGRSEGGGSGGAERPARAPRESGGGGGYGGGQRSGGGGQRQQPAASSPPPMDDFSDDDIPF; from the coding sequence ATGGCACGCGGCGTCAACAAGGTGATCCTGGTCGGCAACCTCGGCAACGATCCCGACACCAAATACACCCAGGGCGGCATGGCCGTCACCAAAATCAGCCTGGCGACCACTTCGGTCCGCAAGGACAAAGAGGGCAACACCCAGGAGCGCACCGAGTGGCACCGGGTGACCTTCTTCGGCAAGCTCGGCGAGATCGCTGGCGAATACCTGCGCAAGGGTAGCCAGGTCTACGTCGAAGGCTCGATCCGCTACGACAAATACACCGGCCAGGACGGCGTCGAGAAATACACCACCGATATCATCGCCGACGAAATGCAGATGATGGGTGGTCGCAGCGAAGGCGGTGGCAGTGGTGGTGCCGAACGCCCGGCGCGCGCGCCGCGCGAGAGCGGTGGTGGTGGCGGCTACGGCGGCGGCCAGCGCAGCGGTGGCGGCGGTCAACGCCAGCAACCGGCGGCGAGCAGTCCTCCGCCGATGGACGATTTCTCGGACGACGATATTCCGTTCTGA
- a CDS encoding octaprenyl-diphosphate synthase — MEATSAPVSLDLPAIQALAAPDMAAVDALIRRRLGSDVALVNQVAEHIIAAGGKRLRPMLLLLAARGLGHGGADAHQLAAVVEFIHTATLLHDDVVDESDLRRGRKTANALFGNAASVLVGDFLYSRSFQLMVELERLPVMKVLADTTNAIAEGEVLQLLHIRNPDTDEPAYLKVIERKTAVLFAAATRLGAYLAGSDDTVQQRLHDYGMALGYAFQIADDVLDYSADETALGKHLGDDLAEGKATLPLIHAIQHSGPGMRDRLRAIVENGDVDAMPEVLAAIEATGGLEYSRRRAETYAAAAEAALDGLDENDAIAALRGLARYAVRRDH, encoded by the coding sequence ATGGAAGCGACCTCGGCGCCCGTTTCGCTCGATCTGCCCGCTATCCAGGCCCTCGCCGCCCCGGACATGGCTGCAGTCGACGCGCTGATCCGCCGGCGCCTGGGATCGGACGTGGCCCTCGTCAATCAGGTCGCCGAGCACATCATCGCCGCCGGCGGCAAGCGCCTGCGCCCGATGCTGCTGCTGCTCGCCGCCCGGGGCCTCGGCCACGGCGGGGCGGACGCCCACCAACTGGCGGCGGTGGTCGAATTCATCCATACCGCTACCCTGCTCCACGACGATGTGGTCGACGAATCCGACCTGCGCCGTGGCCGCAAGACCGCCAATGCCCTGTTCGGCAACGCCGCCAGCGTGCTGGTCGGCGATTTCCTCTACTCGCGAAGCTTCCAGTTGATGGTCGAACTGGAGCGGCTGCCGGTGATGAAGGTCCTTGCCGACACCACCAACGCCATCGCCGAGGGCGAAGTCCTGCAGTTGCTGCACATCCGCAACCCGGACACCGACGAACCGGCGTATCTCAAGGTGATCGAACGCAAGACCGCCGTGCTGTTCGCCGCCGCGACCCGGCTCGGCGCTTATCTCGCCGGCAGCGACGACACCGTGCAGCAGCGCCTCCACGATTACGGCATGGCGCTGGGATACGCTTTCCAGATCGCCGACGACGTCCTGGATTACAGCGCCGACGAAACCGCACTCGGCAAGCACCTGGGCGACGATCTGGCCGAAGGCAAGGCGACCCTGCCGCTGATCCATGCGATCCAGCATTCCGGTCCGGGCATGCGCGACCGCCTGCGCGCCATCGTCGAAAACGGCGATGTCGATGCGATGCCGGAAGTCTTGGCGGCGATCGAAGCCACCGGAGGATTGGAATACAGCCGTCGTCGTGCGGAAACGTACGCGGCGGCGGCCGAGGCGGCATTGGACGGACTGGACGAGAACGACGCCATTGCCGCCTTGCGCGGGCTGGCGCGCTACGCCGTCCGTCGCGATCACTGA
- a CDS encoding helix-hairpin-helix domain-containing protein — protein MTDAVGFSADERALLLTVKGVGPTVIGRLEQIGFDSLQTLAKTDVDGIVKRIAAMLGTTCWRNSPQARAAIAGAIAAAETATQPPKRS, from the coding sequence ATCACTGACGCGGTGGGCTTTTCCGCCGACGAACGCGCACTGCTGCTGACCGTGAAGGGCGTCGGGCCGACCGTGATCGGCCGCCTCGAACAGATCGGATTCGATTCGCTGCAAACGCTGGCGAAGACCGATGTGGATGGCATCGTGAAGCGGATCGCGGCGATGCTCGGCACCACCTGCTGGCGCAACAGCCCGCAGGCGCGCGCGGCGATCGCCGGAGCGATCGCCGCGGCGGAAACCGCGACTCAGCCGCCGAAACGCTCGTAG
- the prfB gene encoding peptide chain release factor 2 (programmed frameshift), translating to MIELNPIRQRIADLRGRLDSLRGYLDYDAKVERLEEVNRELENPDIWNDSERAQAFGRERSLLDKTVNGIRDLKDGLAGAEELLDLVEMEEDDDTALAVQADVERYARGVDQLEFQRMFSGKMDSANAYVDIQAGAGGTEAQDWAEMLLRMYLRWCEARGWKAELMEASAGDVAGIKSATFKVEGDYAYGWLKTEIGVHRLVRKSPFDSDNRRHTSFTSVFVSPEVEDDIDIDINPADLRTDVYRSSGAGGQHVNKTESAVRITHIPTNTVVACQNGRSQHQNRDTAMKMLKAKLYELEIQKRNVERDALEATKSDIGWGSQIRNYVLDQSRIKDLRTGIERTDTQKVLDGDLDEFIEASLKSGLEAGSKRSDAV from the exons ATGATCGAACTCAATCCGATCCGCCAGCGCATCGCCGACCTCCGTGGCCGGCTCGATTCGCTCAGGGGGTATCTT GACTACGACGCCAAGGTCGAGCGTCTGGAAGAAGTCAATCGCGAGCTTGAAAACCCCGACATCTGGAACGATTCCGAGCGTGCCCAGGCATTTGGTCGCGAGCGCTCGCTGCTCGACAAGACCGTCAACGGCATCCGCGACCTGAAAGACGGTCTGGCCGGCGCCGAGGAACTGCTCGATCTGGTCGAAATGGAAGAGGATGACGACACCGCGCTGGCGGTCCAGGCCGATGTCGAGCGCTACGCGCGTGGCGTCGACCAGCTCGAGTTCCAACGGATGTTCTCCGGCAAGATGGACTCGGCGAATGCCTATGTCGACATCCAGGCAGGCGCTGGCGGCACCGAGGCGCAGGACTGGGCGGAAATGCTGCTGCGCATGTATCTGCGCTGGTGCGAAGCCCGCGGCTGGAAGGCCGAACTGATGGAAGCCAGCGCCGGCGACGTCGCTGGCATCAAATCGGCGACCTTCAAGGTCGAGGGCGATTACGCCTACGGCTGGCTGAAGACCGAGATCGGTGTCCACCGCCTCGTGCGCAAGTCGCCGTTCGATTCCGACAACCGCCGCCATACCTCGTTCACCTCGGTGTTCGTGTCGCCGGAAGTCGAGGACGACATCGATATCGACATCAATCCGGCCGACCTCAGGACCGACGTCTATCGCTCGTCGGGCGCGGGCGGTCAGCACGTCAACAAGACCGAGTCGGCGGTGCGCATCACGCATATCCCGACCAACACCGTGGTGGCCTGCCAGAACGGCCGCAGCCAGCATCAGAACCGCGACACCGCGATGAAGATGCTGAAGGCGAAGTTGTACGAGTTGGAAATCCAGAAGCGCAACGTCGAACGCGATGCGCTGGAAGCCACCAAATCCGACATCGGCTGGGGCAGTCAGATCCGCAATTACGTACTGGATCAATCGCGGATCAAGGATCTGCGCACCGGCATCGAGCGCACCGATACCCAGAAAGTGCTGGACGGCGATCTCGACGAATTCATCGAAGCCAGCCTGAAATCCGGCCTTGAAGCGGGTTCGAAACGTTCCGACGCCGTTTAA
- a CDS encoding dienelactone hydrolase family protein has protein sequence MRSMRWAGLFALLSFSLMASPAFAAMQAKPVEWKQGKQRFSGFLVYNDATTTKRPGLMMVPDWKGVTPAAVENAKQIANAGYVVLVADVYGKGIRPKDDKAARAQVTKLYENLPGLRARAAAALEALRGQAKNAPIDIARIGAIGFCFGGKTVLELARGGADVAGVVSFHGGLDTTMPAPSGGLKASVLVLNGADDTNVPAEQIQGFQGEMKNAGADWQFVNFSGAVHCFALESANSPPNCVYNALAAKRAYTMMNQFFYERFGG, from the coding sequence ATGCGTTCGATGCGATGGGCAGGTTTGTTCGCCCTGTTGTCTTTTTCCCTGATGGCCTCCCCGGCGTTTGCTGCGATGCAGGCCAAACCAGTCGAGTGGAAGCAGGGCAAGCAGCGTTTCAGCGGTTTTCTCGTCTACAACGATGCCACCACGACCAAACGCCCGGGTCTGATGATGGTGCCCGATTGGAAAGGCGTGACCCCGGCGGCGGTCGAGAACGCCAAACAGATCGCCAATGCCGGCTACGTCGTGCTGGTCGCGGATGTCTACGGCAAAGGCATACGCCCGAAGGACGACAAGGCTGCGCGTGCGCAGGTGACGAAACTCTACGAGAACCTTCCGGGCCTGCGCGCGCGCGCCGCCGCAGCGCTCGAAGCACTGCGCGGACAGGCCAAGAACGCACCGATCGACATCGCCCGCATCGGCGCGATCGGATTCTGCTTCGGCGGCAAGACCGTGCTCGAGCTCGCGCGCGGCGGTGCCGATGTGGCGGGGGTCGTGAGCTTCCACGGCGGCCTCGACACGACGATGCCCGCGCCATCCGGCGGACTCAAGGCCAGCGTGCTGGTGCTCAACGGCGCGGACGACACCAATGTGCCGGCCGAGCAGATCCAGGGTTTCCAGGGCGAAATGAAGAATGCGGGCGCGGACTGGCAGTTCGTGAACTTCAGCGGCGCGGTGCATTGCTTCGCGCTGGAAAGCGCCAACAGCCCGCCGAACTGCGTCTACAACGCGCTTGCGGCCAAACGCGCGTATACGATGATGAACCAGTTCTTCTACGAGCGTTTCGGCGGCTGA
- a CDS encoding DUF2135 domain-containing protein — protein sequence MQRSFASTAFFTFVAGLLLSQTITPPAQAQRAADRNATTAITAPPLISAPGAEIPVALRSATVQVETDGGLARTTLLLTLYNPNDRLLEGTLEFPLQPGQQVSAFALDIGGELRDAVPVPKQKAQQVFESIERRNVDPGLLEQTAGNHFRLRVYPIPARGTRQVRLAIDEALRREGDAWRLDVPVQLLADADHLSLAIRVRGLSVSPVQRGTFDALRFERVKGGYAARYELLRERLPASPGTYRLPPLGFRLPAVASAQTYVQAFDGDRFALVDLPLAVTHGRPRTLPSSVGLLWDASGSARKRDRQSEFALLDRYFKAMGDGSVTLRLLRDVGEDGGRFQIRDGDWSGLRKALETAVYDGASDLADWTPEAGIGEYLLVSDGLRNYGDDAFPVLREGQVLYALSSVGANADATRLSALAEARGGRLVQWQGREGLDTAANALLSEGSRIVGLEGDGIEDLQPQAWAADGGLLRIAGRLTERTATVRVRLREGGRLRTVEVPVAADAPESNQVATLWASWRVAAHMAEPERHRAAITRLGQRFGLVTPGTSLLVLEAAADYVRYDIPAPAALRAEVDALRRSQVAEKAQSRSQRLEEVASRFAERQSWFARKFPKGSPSKPEARKDEVAVTGARLERSADSDDQRARRSEGEAFAGAPPPPPPPAPMPSQAPAEMDAIVAADAEAPAGAVANRAVAPLAKDKAGSEGQGVSIQLQAWAPDSPYARRLRDAKAEDLYNVYLDERDSHASSTAFYLDVADLLLRKGRRAEALRVLSNLAELDLENRHVLRVLGYRLMQAKDHARAVEVFRDVLRLADEEPQSHRDLGLALAAAGQRQEGIERLYEVAARPWDGRFSEVELVALNELNAVIATSSQPLDTAFIDRRLLSNMPLDLRVVLGWDSDNSDMDLWVTDPNGERCYYGNRNTYQGGLLSDDFTGGYGPEEFVLRDAKPGKYKVEANFFGDRQQIVTGATTLSMQFSTGWGTRRQQDQSVTLRLSGQSETVFVGEFEVK from the coding sequence ATGCAACGAAGCTTCGCGAGCACCGCATTTTTCACGTTCGTCGCTGGACTGCTGCTCAGCCAGACGATCACCCCGCCAGCGCAGGCGCAGCGCGCCGCCGACCGCAACGCGACAACGGCCATCACCGCGCCGCCGTTGATTTCCGCGCCCGGCGCGGAAATCCCGGTCGCTCTGCGCTCGGCCACGGTGCAGGTCGAAACCGACGGCGGACTGGCACGCACCACGCTGCTGCTGACGCTCTACAACCCCAACGACCGGCTACTGGAAGGCACGCTGGAATTCCCGCTGCAGCCGGGCCAGCAGGTCAGTGCGTTCGCGCTGGACATCGGCGGCGAACTGCGCGATGCGGTGCCGGTACCGAAGCAGAAGGCGCAGCAGGTGTTCGAGAGCATCGAGCGCCGCAACGTCGATCCGGGACTGCTCGAGCAGACGGCCGGCAATCATTTCCGGCTGCGGGTGTATCCGATTCCCGCGCGCGGCACGCGCCAGGTGCGCCTGGCGATCGATGAGGCGCTGCGTCGCGAGGGCGATGCATGGCGGCTCGATGTACCGGTGCAATTGCTCGCCGATGCCGACCATCTGTCGCTCGCGATCCGCGTCCGCGGCCTGAGCGTGTCGCCCGTGCAGCGCGGCACGTTCGATGCGCTGCGCTTCGAGCGCGTCAAGGGTGGCTATGCCGCCCGCTACGAGCTCCTGCGCGAGCGGCTGCCCGCGTCGCCCGGGACGTACCGTCTGCCGCCGCTGGGTTTCCGCCTGCCTGCGGTCGCATCCGCGCAGACCTATGTGCAAGCTTTCGATGGCGACCGCTTCGCGCTGGTCGATCTGCCGTTGGCGGTCACGCACGGCCGCCCGAGGACGCTGCCGTCTTCGGTGGGTTTGCTGTGGGATGCGTCGGGATCGGCGCGCAAGCGCGACCGGCAGAGCGAATTCGCTCTGCTCGATCGCTATTTCAAGGCGATGGGCGATGGCAGCGTGACGCTGCGTCTGCTCCGCGACGTGGGTGAAGACGGCGGTCGCTTCCAGATCCGTGACGGCGACTGGAGCGGATTGCGAAAAGCGCTCGAAACCGCCGTCTACGACGGCGCCAGCGACCTCGCCGATTGGACGCCCGAGGCTGGCATCGGCGAATACCTGCTGGTCAGCGATGGCCTGCGCAACTACGGCGACGATGCCTTTCCGGTGCTGCGCGAAGGACAGGTGTTGTATGCATTGAGTTCCGTCGGCGCGAACGCCGATGCCACGCGGTTGTCGGCGCTGGCCGAAGCGCGCGGTGGACGGCTGGTGCAGTGGCAGGGCCGCGAAGGTCTCGACACCGCCGCCAACGCGCTGCTGAGCGAAGGCAGCCGTATCGTCGGACTGGAAGGCGACGGCATCGAGGACCTGCAGCCGCAGGCCTGGGCTGCCGATGGTGGGCTGCTGCGTATCGCAGGGCGACTCACCGAACGGACCGCGACCGTCCGCGTGCGGCTGCGCGAAGGCGGCAGACTGCGGACCGTTGAAGTTCCGGTGGCCGCGGATGCGCCCGAGAGCAATCAGGTGGCGACGCTCTGGGCCAGTTGGCGGGTCGCCGCGCACATGGCCGAGCCGGAGCGCCATCGCGCTGCGATCACGCGTCTGGGCCAGCGCTTCGGTCTGGTGACGCCAGGCACATCGCTGTTGGTGCTGGAAGCCGCCGCCGATTACGTGCGCTACGACATTCCGGCGCCCGCCGCATTGCGCGCCGAAGTCGATGCGCTGCGCCGCTCGCAGGTTGCCGAGAAAGCGCAATCGCGCAGCCAGCGGCTGGAAGAAGTCGCGTCGCGCTTTGCCGAACGCCAGAGCTGGTTCGCGCGCAAATTTCCGAAAGGCAGTCCATCGAAACCCGAAGCCAGGAAGGATGAGGTCGCTGTCACCGGCGCCCGCCTTGAGCGCAGTGCGGACAGCGACGACCAACGTGCCCGGCGTAGCGAAGGTGAAGCCTTCGCCGGCGCTCCGCCGCCTCCACCGCCGCCGGCGCCGATGCCGTCGCAGGCACCGGCCGAAATGGATGCCATCGTTGCCGCGGACGCCGAAGCACCGGCCGGGGCGGTCGCGAATCGGGCGGTGGCGCCGCTAGCGAAAGACAAGGCTGGATCCGAAGGCCAGGGCGTCTCCATCCAGTTGCAGGCCTGGGCGCCGGATTCGCCTTACGCCCGTCGTCTGCGCGACGCCAAGGCCGAAGATCTTTACAACGTCTATCTCGACGAGCGCGACAGCCATGCGTCGAGCACCGCGTTCTATCTCGATGTCGCCGATCTCCTGCTGCGCAAGGGCCGCCGTGCCGAAGCCCTGCGGGTGCTGTCGAATCTGGCCGAACTCGATCTCGAAAACCGCCACGTGCTGCGCGTGCTCGGCTATCGCCTGATGCAGGCCAAGGACCACGCCCGGGCGGTCGAAGTCTTCCGCGACGTGCTGCGCCTCGCCGACGAAGAACCGCAGAGCCATCGCGACCTCGGGCTTGCGCTGGCGGCGGCAGGACAGCGTCAGGAAGGCATCGAGCGCCTGTATGAAGTCGCCGCGCGGCCGTGGGATGGGCGCTTCTCTGAAGTCGAACTTGTCGCGCTGAACGAACTGAACGCGGTCATCGCCACCAGTTCGCAGCCGCTCGACACCGCCTTCATCGACCGTCGCCTGCTGAGCAACATGCCGCTCGACCTGCGCGTCGTGCTGGGCTGGGACAGCGACAACAGCGACATGGACCTGTGGGTGACCGATCCCAACGGCGAACGTTGTTACTACGGCAATCGCAACACTTACCAGGGTGGCCTGCTCAGCGACGATTTCACCGGCGGCTACGGTCCCGAGGAATTCGTGCTGCGCGATGCCAAGCCCGGCAAGTACAAGGTCGAAGCCAATTTCTTCGGCGACCGCCAGCAGATCGTGACCGGTGCGACCACGCTGAGCATGCAGTTCAGCACCGGCTGGGGCACCCGCCGACAGCAGGATCAGAGTGTCACCCTGCGCCTGAGCGGGCAGAGCGAGACGGTGTTCGTCGGCGAGTTCGAGGTGAAGTAA
- the lysS gene encoding lysine--tRNA ligase encodes MTEEQTLPQDENALIAERRGKLAALRGQGVAFPNDCVRKHYARDLQDEYEDSDRWTSEALDATGRRICVAGRLMAKRVMGKAAFAQIQDMTGGLQLFLQSNTLGETYDAFKGWDVGDIVGAEGSLMRTRTGELSIKVDALRLLTKSLRPLPDKWHGLSDVEQRYRQRYVDLIVNPESREVFLKRSRIVSAIRGWLDARRFLEVETPMMHYIAGGATARPFTTHHNALDLDLYLRVAPELYLKRLVVGGLERVYEINRNFRNEGVSTRHNPEFTMLELYEAYATYHEVMDLTETMIRDVARDTIGVDEVEWDGNTIDLAPAFRRWKLEEAVRERNPEISVADCRDREALAAHCARLKVHVKPGYGWGKLLLEIFEKTVEADLIQPTFITHYPVEVSPLARESDTEPGITDRFELFIGSKEIANGFSELNDPEDQAERFRAQVEAKEGGDDEAMHYDADYIRALEVGLPPTGGLGVGIDRLVMLLTGSTSIRDVLLFPYMRPEQP; translated from the coding sequence ATGACCGAAGAACAGACGTTGCCGCAGGACGAGAATGCATTGATCGCGGAACGTCGCGGCAAACTCGCGGCACTGCGCGGGCAGGGCGTGGCATTCCCGAACGATTGCGTCCGAAAGCACTATGCGCGCGATCTGCAGGACGAGTACGAAGATTCCGACCGTTGGACCAGCGAAGCGCTGGACGCCACCGGTCGCCGTATCTGCGTCGCTGGCCGGTTGATGGCCAAACGGGTGATGGGCAAGGCCGCGTTCGCGCAGATCCAGGACATGACCGGTGGCCTGCAGTTGTTCCTGCAGTCGAACACGCTGGGCGAGACATACGATGCGTTCAAGGGCTGGGACGTCGGCGATATCGTCGGCGCCGAAGGCAGTTTGATGCGCACCAGGACCGGCGAGCTGTCGATCAAGGTCGACGCGCTGCGCCTGCTCACCAAATCGCTGCGCCCGTTGCCCGACAAATGGCACGGTCTGAGCGATGTCGAACAGCGCTATCGCCAGCGTTACGTCGATCTGATCGTCAATCCCGAGTCTCGCGAAGTGTTCCTGAAACGTTCGCGGATCGTGTCGGCGATCCGGGGCTGGCTCGATGCACGGCGCTTCCTTGAGGTGGAAACGCCGATGATGCATTACATCGCCGGCGGCGCCACCGCGCGACCGTTCACCACCCATCACAATGCGTTGGATCTGGACCTTTATCTGCGCGTCGCGCCTGAGCTTTACCTCAAGCGGCTGGTCGTCGGCGGCCTGGAGCGGGTCTACGAGATCAATCGCAATTTCCGCAACGAGGGCGTCAGCACCCGCCACAACCCGGAATTCACCATGCTCGAGCTGTACGAGGCCTACGCCACGTACCACGAGGTGATGGATCTCACCGAAACCATGATCCGCGACGTCGCCCGCGACACCATCGGTGTCGACGAGGTCGAGTGGGACGGCAACACGATCGACCTCGCACCCGCTTTCCGGCGCTGGAAGCTGGAAGAAGCGGTGCGGGAGCGCAATCCGGAGATTTCCGTCGCCGATTGCCGCGACCGCGAAGCGTTGGCGGCCCACTGCGCGCGGCTGAAGGTCCACGTCAAGCCGGGTTACGGTTGGGGCAAGCTGCTGCTGGAAATCTTCGAGAAGACGGTCGAAGCCGATCTGATCCAGCCGACGTTCATCACCCATTACCCGGTCGAAGTCTCGCCGCTGGCGCGCGAATCCGACACCGAGCCCGGTATCACCGACCGTTTCGAACTGTTCATCGGCAGCAAGGAGATCGCCAACGGTTTCTCCGAACTCAACGATCCCGAAGACCAGGCCGAGCGGTTCCGCGCCCAGGTCGAAGCGAAAGAAGGTGGCGACGACGAAGCCATGCACTACGACGCCGACTACATCCGTGCGCTTGAGGTCGGCCTGCCGCCGACCGGTGGCCTTGGCGTGGGTATCGATCGTCTGGTCATGCTGCTGACCGGGTCGACTTCGATCCGCGACGTACTGTTGTTCCCCTACATGCGTCCAGAACAGCCGTGA